The Methanoculleus marisnigri JR1 genome window below encodes:
- a CDS encoding class I SAM-dependent methyltransferase, with protein sequence MHARKVPAAALADIADEEWVDPSRRPYVEGGIAWVPVREGYSADADLPERETYRGRGYHLLGDVAVVHGDAPTDEELAAIVEHCRPRGVVRVKGFIDAMRIPDIEVLYGTAGEVRHREQGYTFILDPTRVMFSQGNRNEKARIAALVRPGERVADMFAGIGYFTIPAAMSGARVHAMEINPIAFEYLQRNIMANHVADRVTAELGDCRDLLAGVYDRVLMGHFDAPSMLADALAHVREGSVLHVHSIGDVNETIQKEVAGAGFSAAVASRRVKKYGPHAWHMVQDVTIS encoded by the coding sequence ATGCATGCGCGGAAGGTGCCGGCGGCCGCCCTCGCCGATATCGCGGACGAGGAGTGGGTGGACCCCTCCCGACGGCCGTACGTCGAGGGCGGCATCGCCTGGGTTCCGGTCAGGGAGGGCTATTCTGCCGACGCGGACCTCCCCGAGCGGGAGACCTACCGCGGCCGCGGCTACCACCTCCTCGGCGACGTCGCGGTCGTCCACGGCGACGCGCCGACGGATGAGGAACTTGCCGCAATCGTGGAGCACTGCCGTCCCCGGGGCGTTGTCCGGGTGAAGGGGTTTATCGACGCGATGCGCATCCCGGACATTGAGGTTCTCTACGGCACCGCAGGCGAGGTGCGGCACCGCGAGCAGGGCTACACCTTCATCCTCGACCCGACGAGGGTGATGTTTTCGCAGGGCAACCGCAACGAGAAGGCGAGGATCGCCGCCCTCGTCCGGCCCGGCGAACGGGTCGCCGATATGTTCGCCGGGATCGGCTACTTCACCATACCGGCGGCCATGAGCGGTGCACGGGTCCACGCGATGGAGATCAACCCAATAGCCTTTGAATACCTGCAACGTAACATTATGGCAAACCACGTTGCAGATCGGGTCACGGCAGAGTTGGGGGACTGCCGTGACCTCCTTGCCGGGGTCTACGACCGGGTCCTGATGGGCCACTTCGACGCACCATCGATGCTCGCCGACGCCCTCGCCCACGTCCGGGAGGGGAGCGTGCTCCACGTCCACAGCATCGGGGACGTGAACGAGACGATCCAAAAAGAGGTTGCGGGCGCCGGGTTTTCGGCGGCGGTAGCCTCCCGCCGGGTGAAGAAGTACGGCCCGCACGCGTGGCATATGGTGCAGGATGTGACGATATCGTGA